Part of the Citrus sinensis cultivar Valencia sweet orange chromosome 2, DVS_A1.0, whole genome shotgun sequence genome, TTGTTTGGCCGCCGAGAAAATGGAATGAAAATTAAGGAAGATTggattttgggattttttgGTTTCTGGCTTTTTCTGTCTATTTATGGAATGATGAAGAATTCTGGGTTTTTATTCGTTTTGGCGGTTATGTTTCTAATAATGGAAGGTTCTGTTTTCTTTAAGCTCAGTCAACTGGTTGTGTCAGGTATTTAGATAGGCTCTGTGAAGTAGAAAAGAATTATTGGTATCTTGATAATTGTAATGATTGAGAGTTGAAATTTTTGGTTCCTGTTGAGAACAAATTGAGAGTTTGTTCTTGTGATTTTGGTCTGTTTTGGAATGGATAATTCTTCAGGTTTGGGAGGCAGGTTTTTGTCGGGTCAAAATGTGGGGTTATTGGACCTTGAATCATCAATTCCCAGAAACCAACAAAACCAGCTGGGCCATCCATCTTTTAGCCGGCCGCATCAAATGAATATGATGCATGGTCTTGAAAATGATCACCACCACATCGGGCTACTGGAAGTGAAAGGGTCAAGCAGGAAAGGATTACCGATGAATTTTGGTAGAGGGAAGATGGTCAGTCCAATCAATGCCTCAAATAATGGCAATACAAGTGAAGAAGATGAACCCAGTTATACAGATGAAGGAAATGGTGAAAACTCCAATGGAGGAAGGGATAAAAAGGGATCTATGTGGCACAGAATGAAATGGACAGATAATGTGGTTAGGCTTCTTATAGCTGCTGTTGCTTGTGTGGGGGATGATGGTACGATTGATGGTGTAGAGGGGCTTAAGAGGAAATCTGGAATTTTACAAAAGAAGGGCAAGTGGAAAACAGTTTCAAAGATAATGATTAGTAGGGGTTGTCAAGTTTCACCACAGCAGTGTGAGGATAAGTTTAACGACTTGAATAAGAGGTACAAGAAGTTGAATGATATTCTCGGTAAGGGATTAACTTGTCAAGTGGTGGAGAATCCTGCTCTTATAGACACAATGTCATGCTCACACCTCTCAGCAAAGGCAAAGGATGATGTGAGAAAAATTCTGGGCTCAAAACACTTGTTTTATAAAGAAATGTTTGCTTATCATAATGGGAAAAAGATCCCAAATTGCCATGACATTGATCTACAAGGTTGTTCTGTACCTTCAGACAGGTCTCCAAAAGGTAACGACGAGTCAGAGGAGGAAGAAGCCGACCGGAACAACGacactgatgatgatgagtcAGATAATGAAGATGATCGTAATGATGACGAGGATGAGGGGAGAATGGCTGAGATTGGCGAGAGAGGGAAGGGGAATGAAGAAGATGGCCATTCATGGCCGCAATCTGCTGGCCGGAGTGTCTTTGAGATGGAAATGGCTAGGATTTTTCAAGACCCCTCGAAGTCAATGTGGGAGAGAAGGGAGTGGATTAAGAAGCAGAAGTTGGCACTTCAGAATCAAAGAGTCAGCATTCAGGCTCAAGCTTTTGAACTTGAGAAACAACACTTAAAGTGGCTAAGATATTGCAGCAAGAAAGACCGGGAACTGGAGAGGTCAAGGTTGGAGAATGAGAGGATAAGATTAGATAATGAACAAATGATATTGCACCTGAAACAGAAACAATTTGAGTTAGATTTAAGGAAGACAGAAGTATCCTTAGAACCCACTTCTCTTGGAAACAGGGATAGGGATAGAGATCAAATTGATGATTTGGGCAGGCATCAATAATATGTCCTCTGCTAAAGCCTGGAGATCTGAAGGTTTGTGGCAGGCACCATGGTGTACTTTGTCTAATAATTCtgcacaaaaaaattttaactgcTTAGTCACACTAACCTTGTTCGTCATTGGTATTTCTTTACATTAACATGCACGGTACTTGTAAGTCGTTTTTTGAGCTTTTGATGAAGTTTAAGAATTAAGCATTAGCATTTTACCCTGTACCTCTTTGATGTCCAGATTATGCGATAGATAACTCTTATGTCTATCTATGGTTTAATAGGCCTTCAGTTAATCAACCACCTGTCCGGCAATACCTTCTTAGGTTTTGGaagggaggaaaaaaaaaaaaaaggtctatGCTCCAACAATGATGTTGGAGAGTATGGAATCACTACCACACAGATAAAATTTTTTCGAGTTTTGTGTTCATTTGTCAATTTTAGTATTGAAGGTTTCAAGatgttatatataattaattgtatgtATATTAGCTAATCCCGGGATTATATACAGTATTAGCTTATTTCATCATGCAACTATTATGGATGAGAAAATTTGATGAGCATTCTAATGGAGGTGGTATAATCGTTTTCTTGGAAATATCATTGTAAACATCTAtctttagcattttttttttcaaaccccATATATGGATGTTCAGTGGTTCACGCgtattatatatttgtattaaaatcaAGGGATAATTTTGTCCTGCACCCAACTGTTTCAACATATTTCACCACACACCCATATGTTTCGAAAATACTCACTCCACAcccaattccgttaatttgaccgttTATTCTAACGGTCAAAGGGCAAATTTGGAAATTCatatcctaaatattatttgatgatgataaattaaatttatttgataatttaattgatgaaattattattaattacctttaaataaatttttttaatgtaaacattaattattaaattaatattttatctcattttatttttctctaattcaagataaggggtattttggacatttacttaaatttcaaatagctCCGTTAAACAtaacggtcaaattaacggaattgggTGTGGAGTGAGTATTTTCGAAACATATGGGTGTGTGgcgaaaaatgttgaaacagtTGGGGGCAGGACAAAATTAACCCTAAAATCAATGGTGAATCCTTCACTCATGATAAATTAAGTGTCAAAGTTGTACTCTCCAAAAAGTATGGGccaattcaaatttcaaatggaGAAATTTCCAAGCGaaaattaaatgtttccaTTCTTAATCaaaatgttgaaaagtttTCCATTCTTATTCGAAATGTCCAAATAACTAactttctaaataattttgttcagCCAAATCTCCATCTCTGCATACTTTTCTCCGTCAAAAACTAATACCACACATGCaatgacaaataaataatatgattaacaGAGCAAAAGAAAACGAAAACAGCAacccaataaataaaaagaaaataaaagtaaaaattttagtatttttcattttcatgcaACCAATCATATTACTTCAAATCAATGTACATGCAGCAAAAATTTTGtcgatgaaataaaattagccAATCCTGCCTAAAGTATCTTTCCCAATCACATCATGCCACCTCATACAAGCCGCGTATCTCAAAAACACTTGCTATAAAGAATCCATGCAGAGATCAATGCCTCTTTTAAGTTCTCTTCCATCtcatatttttctcttcacaGAACCAAAAGCTCTCTCAGCCCCTAAGATTATCAAAGAGCCTTTTTAGCCAAAAgggtattttattttgttcattttcgtttttattttctattattatttgactcTATATTTAGTTCATTGCATTGGCCGAATCGCTTGGTCTATTTGTGAATTGTGATGTGTATTTCACATAAAATTGTTCTGGTCTTGCTTTTATTTCgggcctttttttttgttattttttattcaacaccttctttgattttattataaaccCACTTTCAAGCTTCTCCTTCATATCTCTCTTTGCTCATTAGTTTCCTAAGaccttttctcttctttcttgtatattttttttttcaggtcAGCTTGATTCATTTATGCCTGCAaagatttatatttatgtctattttatagttaatttttgaaatatgctAGTTTATATATGTTTCTTGAGATTTtctaatattgaaaatttgtacAAAGCTAAATACTCGATTGCAAAATGCATAACATTTCATGTCTATAGCAAACTGAAAACTGAAAGAACAAATGTCACTTATACAATGATTGGTGCAAATAAAtagttgtaaattatttttggtgcAAATATGTTTTATGGGTTCGTACTGGATCAAGATTCTATGGAGGATTTGATTTGGTCTTTCAGATTTAAGTTCTGATCTTAATCTTAAtgattattagatttttaaatGATACGGTAGCAATTTGATTATCTCTTGATATGTCATCTGCCACATGAATTTAGAGTAGTGTACTTGAAACTTCTGTGACGTGTTTGAGATTCTTGTTTTGTGACATGAAATTATCTCTGTCCTTCAGTTTAAAGCATTCTTGATCATTCTGCTTA contains:
- the LOC102621074 gene encoding uncharacterized protein LOC102621074 isoform X1; this translates as MDNSSGLGGRFLSGQNVGLLDLESSIPRNQQNQLGHPSFSRPHQMNMMHGLENDHHHIGLLEVKGSSRKGLPMNFGRGKMVSPINASNNGNTSEEDEPSYTDEGNGENSNGGRDKKGSMWHRMKWTDNVVRLLIAAVACVGDDGTIDGVEGLKRKSGILQKKGKWKTVSKIMISRGCQVSPQQCEDKFNDLNKRYKKLNDILGKGLTCQVVENPALIDTMSCSHLSAKAKDDVRKILGSKHLFYKEMFAYHNGKKIPNCHDIDLQGCSVPSDRSPKGNDESEEEEADRNNDTDDDESDNEDDRNDDEDEGRMAEIGERGKGNEEDGHSWPQSAGRSVFEMEMARIFQDPSKSMWERREWIKKQKLALQNQRVSIQAQAFELEKQHLKWLRYCSKKDRELERSRLENERIRLDNEQMILHLKQKQFELDLRKTEVSLEPTSLGNRDRDRDQIDDLGRHQ
- the LOC102621074 gene encoding uncharacterized protein LOC102621074 isoform X2, whose product is MNMMHGLENDHHHIGLLEVKGSSRKGLPMNFGRGKMVSPINASNNGNTSEEDEPSYTDEGNGENSNGGRDKKGSMWHRMKWTDNVVRLLIAAVACVGDDGTIDGVEGLKRKSGILQKKGKWKTVSKIMISRGCQVSPQQCEDKFNDLNKRYKKLNDILGKGLTCQVVENPALIDTMSCSHLSAKAKDDVRKILGSKHLFYKEMFAYHNGKKIPNCHDIDLQGCSVPSDRSPKGNDESEEEEADRNNDTDDDESDNEDDRNDDEDEGRMAEIGERGKGNEEDGHSWPQSAGRSVFEMEMARIFQDPSKSMWERREWIKKQKLALQNQRVSIQAQAFELEKQHLKWLRYCSKKDRELERSRLENERIRLDNEQMILHLKQKQFELDLRKTEVSLEPTSLGNRDRDRDQIDDLGRHQ